ATTCGGACCCAGCAAGCCCAGCACTTCGCCGGGGGCGCAGCTGAAACTGACGTCGCGCACGGCGTGGAACCAGCCCTCATGTTCGCGCGGATCGCTCACGTGCACGTCCTTGCCCTTGTGGGGCGGCATGCGGAAACGTTTTGCCAGGTGCTTGACCTCTATCATGTGCTTCATCCATTCAACGGTGAACAACGAGAGTAGCATGCAAAAAATGTAACTTGCAAGGTGGAAATATCGTTTGGTCTATTGAAAAAAACAGCATCTTCATGCAAGCTGGCCCGGTGGCGCCGGCGGACGGCGCGGGAGAGCGTAATGCAAACGATCGATCAGGCGATGCAGGACAAGGTATTGGCCGTGGCCCGCGCCGGCATGACCAGTGCCGAAGCCATCGGTTTCTTCCGCGTCAGCCTGGGACTGTACTATCTGGCCGGACTGATGACGGAAGAAACCCTCGATTTCAAGCAGATCGACGCGAAGTACAACCGTTTTATTTACCACTCGCTAGGTGGCGGGCACAGCATCGCCAGCGTGCTGCAATTCATGAGCGGCGAGAAAGTCTTGCGCGTGCTGCAATCGGAGCGTTTTCGCGCCGCGTTTGCCGAATACTGCCCGGACATTCCCGTCGACAGCATTTCTTTTCTGATTTCACTGAACCTGGGCGTGGCGAAAAGCCTGTCCGGGCTCGATGCCGTCGGCCCCGTGGTGGACTGGATCGAGCAGGAAAAAGCGCGCACAGGTCAATAAAGCCCCGTTCGGCCCGCGCGCGGCGTGGGGACGGCTGGCCCTGATCGTCCTATAATTCATGTTTTCCCTTACATGAATAGCCCACGATGACCGCGAACCGCCATTTTGACCCCCTGGATCGTTTGATTGTTGGCGCCGACAAGGCCTTGCGCGTCATCGCGGGCGTGGCTTCGGCCTCGCGCCCCACGCCGGCCGCGCATGCGCCCGATGCGGAGCTGAGCCCGGCCGAGCAGCGCCACAGCGCCGGCTTGATGCGCGTCAACCATGTGGGCGAAGTGTGCGCGCAAGCCTTGTACAACTCGCAGGCGCGCTATGCGCACAGCCCGGCCATCCGCGCCCAGTTCGACGAGGCGGGACGCGAAGAGGAAGACCACCTGGCCTGGACGGCGCAGCGCCTGACGGAGCTGGGCTCGCGTCTGAGCCTGCTCAATCCCCTGTGGTATGCGGGTTCGTTTGCGCTGGGCACCATCGCCGCACGCATGGGCGACGGCCGCAGCCTGGGTTTTGTGGTGGAAACGGAACGCCAGGTGGAAGCGCACCTGGCCAGCCACCTGCAGGAATTGCCGCCGCAAGACGCCAAGTCGCGCGCCATCGTCAAGCAGATGGCCATCGACGAGGTGGAACACGGCGCCGCCGCCCAGCGACTGGGCGCCATCGACACCCCGGCGCTCGTGAAGGCGTTGATGGGGTTGATGGGCAAAGTGATGACAAAAACCGCGTATTACATCTGATATTTCTGCGTAGGTCGGCGTAGGTCGGATTAGGCCGCAGGCCGTAATCCGACAACATTGTTGGCGCCGGCGGTGTCGTCGGATTACGCGCTCACGCGCTAATCCGACCTACTCCTCGATGATTTCAAAGGAATGCGTGATCTCCGCGGTTTTCGCCAGCATGATGGACGCCGAGCAATATTTATCATGCGACAATGAAACGGCCCGTTCCACGGCCGTCGGTTTCAGGGCCTTGCCCCGTACCGTAAAGTGGAAGTGGATCTTGGTAAAGACTTTCGGGTCGGTGTCGGCGCGCTCGGCTTTCAGGGTCACTTCGCAGCCGTTGACGGCTTCGCGGCCCCGTTTCAGGATCAGCACCACGTCATAGGCGGTGCAGCCGCCCGTGCCCAGCAAGACCATTTCCATGGGGCGCGGCGCCAGGTTGTGGCCGCCGCCATCGGGCGCGCCATCCATGGTCACCAGGTGGCCGGAACCGGTTTCTGCCCGAAAACTCATGCCCGACGGGCCATTCCAGCTGACTTTGCATTCCATCGTACTCTCCGAAAATTGTAAGCGTTTTGTATTGTAATAGAGGAATGCCCATCCATGTGCCGGCCGCCAGCCCGCAGCCGGTCTGCATCGTGGCTTGACGCGGCAGGGTAAAGCCGCTTATACTTGTCGGCTTTCCGTTCGCTCAGGAAAAGTAAATAAGGCAGAGTCCGCATAGCAACATCGGCGGAACCACCATTTGAGCGTGTAATCTATTAGGAAGTCAACATGAAAACATTTTCCGCTAAAGGACATGAAGTCCAGCGCGATTGGTTCGTGGTTGACGCGACGGACAAAGTCCTCGGACGTGTTGCCAGCGAAGTGGCACTCCGACTGCGCGGCAAACACAAACCAGAATTTACTCCTCACGTCGATACCGGCGACTTCATCGTCGTCATCAACGCAGGCAAACTGCGTGTGACCGGTACCAAAGCTACTGAGAAAATTTACTACCGTCACTCTGGCTATCCAGGCGGCATCTACGAAACCAACTTCCAGAAAATGCAACAGCGTTTTCCAGGTCGCGCGCTTGAGAAAGCGGTCAAAGGCATGCTGCCTAAAGGCCCACTCGGCTACGCAATGATCAAGAAGCTGAAAGTGTACGCGGAAGGTTCCCATCCGCACGCTGCTCAGCAACCTAAAGCACTTGTTCTCTAAGGAACTGACATGATCGGTAATTACAATTATGGAACCGGCCGTCGCAAAAGTGCAGTGGCTCGGGTTTTTATCAAAGTTGGCACAGGCTTGATCGTTGTTAACGGCAAACCAGCAAACGAATACTTTTCGCGCGAAACGGGTCTGATGGTCATCCGTCAACCACTGGAACTGACCGGCAATGTCGAGCGTTTCGACATCAAAGTCAACGTCCATGGCGGCGGTGAGTCGGGCCAGGCTGGTGCAGTTCGTCACGGCATCACCCGCGCTCTGATCGACTACGATGCAGCGCTGAAACCGGAACTGGCGAAAGCCGGCTTCGTGACCCGCGATGCACGTGAAGTCGAGCGTAAAAAAGTTGGTCTGCGCAAAGCACGTCGCGCAAA
This window of the Janthinobacterium agaricidamnosum genome carries:
- a CDS encoding OsmC family protein, yielding MECKVSWNGPSGMSFRAETGSGHLVTMDGAPDGGGHNLAPRPMEMVLLGTGGCTAYDVVLILKRGREAVNGCEVTLKAERADTDPKVFTKIHFHFTVRGKALKPTAVERAVSLSHDKYCSASIMLAKTAEITHSFEIIEE
- the rpsI gene encoding 30S ribosomal protein S9, translated to MIGNYNYGTGRRKSAVARVFIKVGTGLIVVNGKPANEYFSRETGLMVIRQPLELTGNVERFDIKVNVHGGGESGQAGAVRHGITRALIDYDAALKPELAKAGFVTRDAREVERKKVGLRKARRAKQFSKR
- the coq7 gene encoding 2-polyprenyl-3-methyl-6-methoxy-1,4-benzoquinone monooxygenase, with the protein product MTANRHFDPLDRLIVGADKALRVIAGVASASRPTPAAHAPDAELSPAEQRHSAGLMRVNHVGEVCAQALYNSQARYAHSPAIRAQFDEAGREEEDHLAWTAQRLTELGSRLSLLNPLWYAGSFALGTIAARMGDGRSLGFVVETERQVEAHLASHLQELPPQDAKSRAIVKQMAIDEVEHGAAAQRLGAIDTPALVKALMGLMGKVMTKTAYYI
- the rplM gene encoding 50S ribosomal protein L13, with product MKTFSAKGHEVQRDWFVVDATDKVLGRVASEVALRLRGKHKPEFTPHVDTGDFIVVINAGKLRVTGTKATEKIYYRHSGYPGGIYETNFQKMQQRFPGRALEKAVKGMLPKGPLGYAMIKKLKVYAEGSHPHAAQQPKALVL